One region of Glycine max cultivar Williams 82 chromosome 9, Glycine_max_v4.0, whole genome shotgun sequence genomic DNA includes:
- the BBI-CII gene encoding Bowman-Birk type proteinase inhibitor C-II precursor — protein sequence MGLKNNMVVLKVCFLVLFLVGVTNARMELNLFKSDHSSSDDESSKPCCDLCMCTASMPPQCHCADIRLNSCHSACDRCACTRSMPGQCRCLDTTDFCYKPCKSSDEDDD from the coding sequence ATGGGTTTGAAGAACAACATGGTGGTGCTAAAGGTGTGTTTCTTGGTTCTTTTCCTTGTGGGGGTTACTAATGCACGCATGGAACTGAACCTCTTCAAAAGTGATCACTCATCAAGTGATGATGAGTCTTCAAAACCATGCTGTGATCTCTGCATGTGCACAGCCTCAATGCCACCTCAATGCCATTGTGCAGATATTAGGTTGAATTCATGTCACTCAGCTTGTGATCGCTGTGCGTGCACACGCTCGATGCCAGGCCAGTGTCGTTGCCTTGACACCACCGACTTCTGCTACAAACCTTGCAAGTCcagtgatgaagatgatgactaG